TGATCAGCACCAAAGGTAGTCAGACAGGGGAAATGCATATGAAGTTGAGTCACGAGGGGTGGAAACCAGGAAAATATCAGCTGATCAAGGTAGAGAGCGGTGTGCATATGAAATCTCAAAAGGAAAAATGCTTGAGAGCAGGAGAGCAAAGCCCATATACATCCTTCCAGCTAGAGGGGACTTCAGTGAGTCTTGGAGAGTGGCCCAACACAAAATGTTCCCTAGGCCACCGACTAGGACTCAAAAGAGACGGCTGTTGAGTGAAAGAGCTATTGCAAGAAAAGAGGAGTCCGCTAATTTGAGAAATGAACCCACAATTGATGTTCCAGTTTCCAGTGAGCCGGTGGGGAGTAAATCCAAGTTTGGAAGATCGGATACTGAGGATACGTTTGTGGAGGATGATGATAATTTGTTGAGCAAAGAGGATGATCAAATAAGAAAAACAATTAATTTTTGCGTTGAAGAGTTTCACATCATGTGGATTGTGCCACAAGAGTGGTGATATTACCAGAGAGGTTTAAAATGATTGAAGAAGAGAATGGGGAGTTGATGCCCAAGGAATCGATGCAAAAGGAAGAACACGCAAATAAACTCCATGAAGGGAGTTCAAGATTGATTATCAAGGAGGGCCACCCAAATAAGCCCCAACATGTGATACTTGAGAAGCTTACACCGGCCATGACCAAGCACATCACGCTGTTGTACATCAAGGCCCATGTCAATGGGAAACCAGTGTCTAGGGTCTTGATTGACAATGGCTCAGCTGTGAATGTTCTTCCAGTAAGGATGTTGAGAAATCTGGGCAAAACTGAAGAAGATTTGATCCCTACTGAGGTTTCTGTTGCTGCATTTATTGGGGAAACCACCAATACCATTGGAGTATTCCCTGCTGATGTTACTGTAGGGAGCATGTCGTCTTTCCGTGCGTATTTTGTGGTGAACTCCTCCGCCAACTTCCAAGCATTGTTAGGCAGAGATTGGATCCATGCAAACCAGTGCATCTCATCCTCAATGCACCAACTGTTGTTATTTTGGATAGGGGATGATGTGGAGGTTGTAGAAGCGGATGGACAGCCGTTCCAAACAAGTGCAAGTGTAGTGGAAGCCAGATATTACAATGGGGATTTTGGTCCTATCAAAATTCGCAGCAATAGCAAGAAATAAAATCTATTATACATGCAAAAACTGACTCCAAGCTCGGTGTTGGAATGAATCCTCAAGCCTACTGTTATCGTGCCACCTAGACCGAGAATTCAACCGCTGATTGAGGAGGTTGATGATTGATTTGAACCAAAAAGGAAACGAGGTAGCTGCAACCTCTATATGGAAGGCACATGTTCAGCATGTACTGAACAAATTAGAAGAGGAGGAACCATGGGACACCTATGGAACTGAATTCGTCTAAGAAGAGGAATACGAAGATGATGAACTTCAAGTTGATGAATTATTGATGGCGCCATCTCAAATGGAGGATGGCCAACACGAAGTACATGACCCATTGGAAGATATTAACTTGGGGGAGCTTGAGAATTCAAAAGTGGTGTATGTGAGTAAGCTACTGGAAGAACAGTTGAAGCAAGATTTGATCAGTACATTGAAGGAATACAAAGATTATTTTGCATGGAGTTACGATGACATGCCAGGGTTGGATCGGAAATTGGTCGAACACCGACTTCCACTCAAAGAAGGTTTCAAACCATTTCAATAGCCATCTCGTCGTATGTCAAAAGAAATTGAATTGAAAGTGAAAGAAGAAGTTGAGAGATTGTTAAAGGCCAAGTTTATAAAACCAATCAAATATACCGAATGGATTTCGAATATTGTGCCAGTCATGAAAAAGAATGGCAATGTTAGAATATGCATCGACTTCCGAGACTTAAACTGTGCAACTCCCAAAGACGTATATGTGATGCCAATACCTGATATGTTGATTGATTCAGTGGCTAGGCATGAATTTTTATCCTTCATGGACGGGTTCTCGGGCTACAACCAGATCAAAATAGCAGAGACTGACACTCACAAAACAACATTCAGATGCCCGGGAGTTGTTGGTACGTTTGAATGGCTTTTTATGTCATTCGGGCTAAAGAACGCGGGAGCCACGTATCAAAGAGCTATGAACTCAATCTTTCATGACATTATAGGGCATCATATTGAAGTATATATAGATGATTTCGTTGTGAAGTATAAACAAGCTGCTGATCACATTGAACACTTGAGGAAGAGTTTCCAAAGAATGAGGCAACATGAGTTAAAGTTAAATCCATTGAAATGTGCCTTTGGCGTAAAAGCAGGAAACTTTTTGGGATTTCTGGTGCATCAAAGGGGAATCGAGGTGGATAAAACAAAGCAAAGGCTATCGTGGAGGCAAATCCGCCTAAGAACAAGAAGGAGTTACAACGTTTCCTTAGGCAAGTGAATTACTTGAGACGTTTATTTCTAACCTTGCCGGGAAGACGAAAGAGTTTTCACAGTTGTTGAAGCTCAAAGACAGCGGGGAGTTCAAATGGGAAGATTCACATCAGCAAGCGTTTGATGTGATCAAGAGTTATCTATCTAACCCGCCTGTTCTGATGCCTCCCAGGTATATAATGCCCCTTAAATTATACATCTATGCTGCCCATGAATCGATTGGATGTCTATTAGTTCAAAATAATCACGAAGGAAATGAGTAGGCTATCTATTATTTGAGTAGATTCCTTACTCCAGTAGAGGTAAAATACTCTGTGATTGAGAATCTATGCTTAACACTGTATTATGCATGTACTAATTTAAGACATTATTTGATTCAATCAAGAGTGCTTGTGGTGACTAAAACCGACTTGATTAAATATATGCTTAATAGACCCATCCTCTCTGGGAGAATCGTCAAATGGTCTTTAGCATTGGCCGAGTTTACATTGACCTACTACCCCCAAAAATCAGTAAAAGACCAAGCTATAGCCGATTTTTTAGCTGATCATCCTTCACTTGATGAGTTTATTGGAGAGCAGGTTGGTTTTGCAGTTTGTGGAGTGGGAGTTCGACCGTGGGAGTTGAAGTTCAATGGATCAAGTACAGAAACAACAGCTGGAGCTGGTATTGTGATGACTTCCCCAAGAGGTGTGAAAATCGTTCTATATTTTAATTTGGATTTTCCATGCACCAACAATCAGGCGGAATATGAAGCATTGGTTATTGGATTGGAAATTCTGAAAGATTTATGGGCGAAAGAATTGTTAATATCAGGGGATTCTCAGCTGGTACTCAAACAGCTGTCAGGGGAGTTCAAATGCACAAGTTTGTCCTTGGCTCCATACTATACTGCGGCGTCCCAACTTCTAGATGATTTTGAAGAAGTGTCATTAGTACACGtcccaagacaagaaaattggGAGGCAGACGAGTTGACACAGGTTGCTTCGGGATTGAAGATGTCCCCAGAACTTACACACAGACTAGTGTTGATTCAGAAGAATACCAcccttcaattcaacaaagggGGATTCAGGTAGACACGCTCAACTTGGATATAAACTTAGCTGGTGACTGGAGGGATGCCATGAAATAGGTGCTAGAATCAACCAGGAGAGATATTACACATGGTTTTAAAATGAGAGCTCTTAATTACGTCGTAGTGGAGGGAGATTTGTACAAGAAAGGGTTAGATGGTCTACTCCTCAGATGCATAGGTTACCCAGAGGCTTTTGAAATCATGAAACAAGTTCATGAGAGAATGTGCGGAGCACGTCAATCTGGAATAAAGATGAGATGGTTGATAAGGAGGTATGGCTACTATGGGCCATCCATCCTGAaagattgcatcaaatattCTATGGGATTCCAACCATGTCAGAAACACGGGAACATCCAAAGAATTGCGGCGGATGAGCACCACAGTGTTGTCAAACCATGGCCGTTCAAGGGTTGGGCCATGGACTTAATAGGGAAAATCTACCCGGCATCATCTAAAGGCCACTCGTTCATTCTTGTGGCCACAGATTTTTTCACCAAATGGGTAGAAGTAGTGCCTTTGAAGAGAGCGGAACAAGGGGATGTCATTAACTTTGTTAAGGAAAATATTATTCATAGATTTAGAATTCCAGAATCACTAACCACAGATCAGAGAACTATGTTCACGGGGTCAGATATGATGGAATTTGCAGAAGACTATGGAATCAAATTTGTAAACTCGTCCCTTCATTACCCACAATCCAACGGACAGGCCGAAGCATCTAACAAAGTGTTTATAAAAATTCTATAGAAAATGGTGGAAGAGAATCACAGAGATTGGCCACGGCTATTATCAGAAACTTTGTGGGCGTACAGAACATCCAAGAGGACTGCCACGGGAGTGAGCCCTTTTTCCCTTACCTTTGGCCATGATGCAGTGCTCCCATTGGAGATTATGGTGCCATCTATGCGAGTGGCAAGGCAAAATGAACTCTCCCTTGAACATTATAATGAAGAAATGATCATGGAGTTAGAAGAACTGGATGAGCTGAGAATCCAAGCATACAATGCTTTGCTGTTACAGAAACAGAAAATTGCAAGAATCTACAACAAAATAGTTAACAAGAAAAGCTTCCATGAAGGGGAAGTAGTGTGGAAGGCTATACTGCCTTTAGGAACAAAGGATAGGGAGCTGGGCAAGTGGTCTCCCAATTGGGAGGGACCATTCAAAGTACATAAGGTGTTAGACGGAAATGCATATTGTCTATCAAGTTTAGATGGCCATCCACACAAAATATGCATAAATGTCAAGTATATCAAGCCTTATTTTCCAATATGAGGAAGGAAATGGAAAAAAAATAGCGAGTGAAGCAAACACAAAGGCTGATATTCAGTGGGAAGTTGGCATTCGGGGCCATTTTTGTATATATTCAGTTCCTTATTTCAAGATGTCATGTGAGGTAGGCCTTAGGGCCACTGAAATAAATATCTGTTGTTTATGATTCAACAATAAAATTGATCGGAGAAAGTGGGACATTAAGCCACTTTCATTATTTTGAAGGCACTTTGTTTAACTATGGAGTCGGCCTTATGGCcacttattatatatgaattcgGTCGATATTTCCAATGTTTTTATGGTACGAAAAATCATGGTGAAGTAGGTCGTACCGCCATTATATAAGTTGGTTGTTTGCATGTGCAGTGACAGACCCATGAAGTGGGCCTTTAGGCCACTTAGACTATGGCAAGAATGAAACACACCGAGCGGGGACTTGATCTCACCAAGCGgaaaaacaaataataaagGGAGAATGTAAGAGAACAAGGGCAATATGCGAACCCAAGAGGACCCAAAAGTTGACTTTGGAAGAAAAATAGGCTAACAAGCCATTTTTGTATGTTTTTAGCTTCATGTTGTGAGATTTTGTTTGAAGTAGGCCTTAGGACCactaatgtaaatatttgttaTGATTCAAAAAAATGAGAAAGATCAATTAAAGTTGGCCAGTAGGCCACTTTTATCATATTGGATTCATTGTGTTTCGATAGGGAATCAAGGAAGAGAATAATCTCGAGTGGGGAGTTTTAAGCCAACCTATGGTTTTGATTGAAGCTATTGAAATGAGTTGGGTTAAATGGATTAATAACGAATATAAACTCCTTCCCAACATCCAATACACGACATCACATACAAACCTACCTTCATTCCACATCCAGCACCCAAAAAACACGACACAAAACCAATAGTCAACAAATATAAAGCGGATCCACCGCATGCAAGAACAACAATtaaacgtgtatgcgggaaaggggtctgactgaagtgcaaatgcatatacgtgtatgtgggaaaggggtccgactgaagtgcaaatgcATATACATGTATGCGGGAAAAGGGTCAGACTGAAGTGCAATGCGTGGTGTTAAGGACGAGGGAGTCATCTTGAGTGGATGCAGCATGTAAGAGCACAAATGAGTTGAGAGTTACCTGTGTTGCAAGATACCCCAAAATGACACCAATGCTTAAGTGTCAAGTTCATCAGGGAGCTGAGGCCAACCCATGGCTAATCTCAATCCAGTGATACCTGTTAGGAGCAAACAGGCCAACGACATATACAAAACATAGTAACAATGAAAGTTATTCTCGCCCTAATCTTCAAGATACCTCGCGTTAAGTTTTATTCTCGATTTCTCCATCGAAGATTCCCATATTTCCTCCATGGCAATCTTAACTCGTCCTTCATAAAATGTCTGAAACAACTTCACAAAATCAATTGTCATCGCCCAATGATTTTACTGGATCCTACTCCCTCCAGGTTTGGCGCAACACTTCCCTAACTTCCGGAAAGTAAATTTGAATTTGGAGAGGATGGTGAAGAGGCTCCCACTGCGCTAGATACGGTAAATAGCTCCAGTGGGTTTTCATTGGTAGGAACCGACAAGCTTTCAGTATTGTATCCAAGCATTAATTTACATGGACACGACGTCAGAGTCGTGCAGTGAATCGTGCCGCACCAAGGAAGCAGCTggtttattatttttgagatcttagtGAAGAATTCAGGTCTAAGAGGCAAATTGCCATTAGATTCACCACTTCTGCTTTCAAACTCTGTCACTAGCCTAGATGGGAAACAAATAGTTATGGATATCATGGGGGTGGAAAGGGACAAACATTTGGCCCAACTTTCTCAGCTAGAGATACAGTGGGAGATGGTATAAACTGTGATACACAAGAAACAATGATGTATTAAGAACTGTTCATAAAGATGTCAAGGTTCCCTTAGTTTGCCACGGTTGCTATTCAAAGGAAGAGTGAAGAGATAACTGTTAAATTTTGAAAGAATCCATTTGTTTTTTTATCTTAAAGCATACGAAGCAGCAAATCCATACCTATTCTTAGAGCCATTATATTTCACTGGAACTGTAAAAGGCTACCAAAGGAGTAAGCCTATAGTACTGGGAGAGTCCACTGATTTACAAAGATCCAGGCTGCGTATGAACTTCTCGTTGATGATGAGAAAATTAGGCAATATGATACTTATAAATCTATGAACCCGATGAAGGCATCTCAAGCATTGATGTAGTGCCTTATGAAGAAAGAAAAACATTCTGTCAGAGAAGAGATATGGCCATTACAACTTGGGATGAGCAACGACTTCTTGGAATTGAATCCATGAGAACGTCGCCTTGCTCAATCAAAGATTGACCTGAAGAAGAAATGAAGATACTAGTGAAAGAGAAAAACACGTCCTTGGAGAAATTTAATAGCACTCTAAAAGGCATACCATTGTTCTATGAAAATGGGATCTAATGAAGAGGATGATAGAGAAAGAGAAGGTCCACGAGTGATGAGAAAGAGCGGGCActtgaaa
The Primulina eburnea isolate SZY01 chromosome 5, ASM2296580v1, whole genome shotgun sequence genome window above contains:
- the LOC140831448 gene encoding uncharacterized protein, with product MVEENHRDWPRLLSETLWAYRTSKRTATGVSPFSLTFGHDAVLPLEIMVPSMRVARQNELSLEHYNEEMIMELEELDELRIQAYNALLLQKQKIARIYNKIVNKKSFHEGEVVWKAILPLGTKDRELGKWSPNWEGPFKVHKVLDGNAYCLSSLDGHPHKICINVKYIKPYFPI